Proteins encoded within one genomic window of Triticum aestivum cultivar Chinese Spring chromosome 2D, IWGSC CS RefSeq v2.1, whole genome shotgun sequence:
- the LOC123051494 gene encoding transcription factor TGA2.1: protein MADASSRTDNSTVLDNDGKIYRLEQGQSGGAIMASNSSDRSDRSDKPLDQKTLRRLAQNREAARKSRLRKKSYVQQLESSKLKLAQLEQELQKARQQGIFISSSGDQTHAMSGNGAMTFDLEYTRWLEDQNKQINELRTAVNAHASDSDLRLIVDGIMAHYDEIFKVKGVAAKADVFHILSGMWKTPAERCFLWLGGFRPSELLKLLVNHLEPLTEQQMLGLTNLQQSSQQAEDALSQGMEALQQSLAETLAGSLGSSAGSSGNVANYMGQMAMAMGKLGTLENFLRQADNLRQQTLHQMQRILTIRQASRALLAIHDYFSRLRALSSLWLARPRE, encoded by the exons TTAGAACAAGGACAAAGTGGTGGGGCAATCATGGCTTCTAATTCTTCGGATAGGTCTGACAGGTCCGACAAACCCTTGGACCAAAAg ACATTGCGCCGTCTTGCTCAAAATCGTGAGGCTGCAAGGAAAAGTCGACTGAGGAAGAAG TCATATGTGCAACAGCTAGAAAGCAGCAAGCTGAAGCTTGCACAACTAGAGCAGGAGCTCCAGAAAGCTCGCCAGCAG GGAATCTTCATTTCTAGCTCCGGAGACCAAACCCATGCCATGAGTGGAAATG GAGCAATGACTTTCGATCTAGAATACACTAGATGGCTTGAGGACCAAAACAAGCAAATCAACGAGTTGAGGACTGCCGTTAATGCTCATGCAAGTGACAGTGACCTGCGCCTTATCGTAGATGGGATAATGGCACATTATGATGAAATATTTAAGGTCAAAGGTGTCGCTGCCAAGGCTGATGTGTTCCATATACTGTCAGGCATGTGGAAGACGCCTGCCGAAAGGTGCTTCCTGTGGCTTGGGGGTTTCCGTCCATCCGAACTCTTAAAG CTCCTGGTGAATCATCTGGAGCCGCTAACCGAGCAGCAGATGTTGGGATTGACCAACCTCCAGCAATCTTCCCAGCAGGCAGAGGATGCACTGTCACAAGGAATGGAAGCATTGCAGCAATCACTGGCAGAGACTTTGGCTGGATCTCTGGGTTCCTCTGCTGGCTCTTCAGGGAATGTTGCAAACTACATGGGTCAGATGGCCATGGCCATGGGCAAGCTTGGAACGCTCGAGAACTTTCTTCGCCAG GCCGACAACCTGCGACAGCAGACCTTGCATCAGATGCAGCGGATCCTGACGATCCGTCAGGCCTCCCGCGCCCTTTTGGCTATACATGACTACTTCTCGCGTTTGCGCGCGCTGAGCTCTCTGTGGCTTGCTAGGCCCAGGGAATAA